One Littorina saxatilis isolate snail1 linkage group LG10, US_GU_Lsax_2.0, whole genome shotgun sequence DNA window includes the following coding sequences:
- the LOC138979056 gene encoding G-protein coupled receptor GRL101-like has product MQADFVLPGKPNCAILRVERRPGILYMDSCQEKVIGDVLCEVRSSSDLRVEISTPEKMASTRKGYVDCQRGHVTHDFLSCDYRSDCWDSDHETCSEAMSMYRSFRCKSVAEWLPFPLVCDHREDCRDGSDENFCVFPACPEFTCDNKQCIPHSKRCDAVENCVDNSDEMTCSHTFVNFTLISMTTPLPAIALLDGKGHYNLFEVDAGLAHSIDLLCPETHFPCPGVRYYCLPVYVRCNGVYDCPGHEDEASCHSVTCPGFYRCRGSKLCLHDNHVCDGVYQCPERDDELLCGFECPLGCTCYGLAFHCTGLFLAASHPDLRFLDAGGSGMTLKALATNTMLLHLNLARSNITRLDTMRFVNMYHLDLSYNLITRISLLHILACKNLQTLNVAGNPLLNLSGCPMTFFAQNIFTYLSDLSKVYADNYKLCCPAILPTGFNVLDCHAPVDEVSSCQGLLKSGLYRVALAVLTLLIVLGNLSSFVYRVVISRDKNRTSFGLFVTNLCVSDFLMGVYSAIIGVADRVYLEDYLWSDVTWRNSTFCKMAGFLSLLSNEVSAFIICLVTVDRFLVTRFPLSHHLHFSLRSARTACAVVWTAGVLLASVPLLPVTSHWEFYSQTGICIPLPITRKRFDGHSYSYGILIILNLVLFVLIAVGQMSIYWSVRGNSMAASDTTQKSRDLVIGRRLITVAVSDFLCWFPVGLLGLLASAGHPIPGEANVAIAIFVLPLNSALNPFLYTVNVIMERSQKARELRLQKILLARLKGSKVLEGMYSKEEGKRFLRKIMISGVLTHEDVLQITSSAADEQRNG; this is encoded by the exons ATGCAGGCTGACTTCGTTCTGCCAGGCAAGCCTAACTGCGCGATTCTTCGTGTGGAACGCCGGCCGGGCATTCTCTACATGGACAGTTGCCAGGAAAAGGTCATTGGTGATGTTCTGTGTGAGGTGCGGTCTAGCAGCGACCTGCGTGTTGAGATTTCCACTCCAG AGAAAATGGCGTCCACTCGAAAGGGCTACGTGGACTGTCAAAGGGGTCATGTGACTCACGACTTCCTGTCATGTGACTATCGCAGTGATTGCTGGGACAGCGATCACGAGACTTGTTCAGAGGCCATGTCGATGTATCGCTCATTCCGGTGTAAGAGTGTTGCAGAGTGGCTGCCCTTCCCGTTGGTGTGCGATCATCGAGAAGACTGCCGTGATGGAAGTGATGAGAACTTCTGTGTCTTTCCGGCCTGTCCAGAGTTCACGTGTGATAACAAACAG TGCATACCCCACAGCAAACGTTGCGACGCGGTAGAAAACTGCGTGGACAACTCGGACGAGATGACCTGCTCCCACACCTTCGTGAATTTCACGTTGATCAGCATGACAACGCCACTCCCAGCCATTGCCCTACTGGACGGGAAAGGTCACTACAATCTATTCGAAGTTGACGCTGGACTCGCCCATTCCATTGATTTGCTGTGCCCTGAGACCCATTTCCCTTGCCCCGGAGTGCGCTACtattgtctgcctgtctacgTCAGATGCAATGGTGTCTACGACTGCCCAGGCCACGAGGATGAGGCGTCTTGCCACAGTGTCACGTGCCCGGGTTTCTACCGTTGCCGTGGTTCCAAGCTGTGTCTCCATGACAATcatgtgtgtgacggtgtgtacCAGTGCCCGGAGAGGGACGACGAGCTGTTGTGTGGCTTTGAGTGTCCTCTAGGTTGCACGTGCTATGGCCTGGCTTTCCACTGCACCGGGCTCTTCCTCGCCGCCAGCCATCCAGACCTCCGCTTTCTTGATGCCGGTGGATCCGGGATGACCCTGAAAGCACTAGCGACCAACACTATGCTGCTCCACTTGAATCTTGCTCGTTCCAACATCACAAGACTGGATACAATGCGTTTTGTCAACATGTACCATCTTGATCTCAGTTACAATTTGATCACGAGAATTTCCTTACTGCACATCCTGGCTTGCAAGAACCTGCAAACCCTCAATGTAGCTGGCAATCCATTGCTCA ACCTCAGTGGCTGTCCGATGACTTTTTTCGCACAGAACATCTTCACGTATCTTTCAGATCTAAGCAAAGTGTATGCTGACAACTACAAGCTGTGCTGTCCCGCCATATTACCTACCGGGTTTAACGTGCTGGACTGCCACGCTCCTGTTGACGAGGTGTCTTCGTGCCAAGGCCTGTTGAAGTCTGGTCTTTATCGCGTGGCTCTGGCAGTCCTGACTTTGTTGATAGTCTTGGGAAACCTCAGTAGCTTCGTGTACCGTGTCGTTATCAGCAGAGACAAAAATCGTACCAGCTTCGGTCTGTTCGTTACGAATCTGTGTGTCTCTGACTTTCTGATGGGCGTGTATTCAGCAATCATCGGTGTGGCAGATCGCGTGTATTTGGAAGACTACTTGTGGAGTGACGTCACCTGGAGAAACAGCACGTTTTGCAAAATGGCCGGCTTCCTGTCGCTCTTGTCCAATGAGGTGTCAGCTTTTATCATCTGTCTGGTCACGGTGGACCGGTTCCTGGTGACACGCTTTCCGTTGAGTCATCACCTGCATTTTTCTCTGCGTTCTGCACGGACTGCTTGTGCTGTAGTGTGGACAGCAGGCGTTCTTCTGGCTTCAGTCCCCTTACTGCCTGTGACGTCACACTGGGAGTTCTACAGCCAGACGGGTATCTGCATTCCGCTGCCCATCACGAGGAAGAGGTTTGACGGCCACAGTTACTCCTACGGTATTTTGATCATCCTCAACTTGGTGCTCTTTGTGCTGATCGCTGTTGGCCAGATGTCCATCTACTGGTCAGTGAGAGGTAACAGCATGGCCGCCTCAGACACCACTCAGAAGTCCAGAGACCTGGTCATCGGCCGCAGACTGATTACAGTCGCCGTATCCGACTTTCTCTGCTGGTTCCCCGTTGGCTTACTGGGTCTGTTGGCCTCTGCAGGTCATCCCATCCCTGGCGAGGCTAACGTGGCTATAGCCATCTTCGTGCTGCCGCTCAACTCGGCGCTCAACCCCTTTCTCTACACTGTCAACGTCATCATGGAGCGAAGTCAGAAAGCACGTGAACTACGATTGCAGAAGATTCTCCTGGCTCGACTGAAAGGATCCAAAGTCTTGGAAGGAATGTATAGCAAGGAGGAAGGCAAGAGATTCTTACGGAAAATTATGATTTCGGGTGTCTTGACACACGAAGACGTTCTCCAAATTACGAGCAGCGCTGCAGACGAACAGAGAAATGGgtga